The window CAAGTATCGCACCTACCGAGAAAAGCCCCGTCACGAGTCGGCGCACACCCTCACCCAGTCGGTCTCCCATAAAGTCATAGGGGCTGTAGATTTCCTTTTCGTAATAAAGAGGCACCAACCAGTAGGCCACGGCGAAGCGGGCAATGATCGATCCCAGCCCCCATTGCAAATACGTCCAATCGCCGGACATCGCGTAGACACCTCCGGGGACACCGATGAAAGTGAGGGCGCTGATCTCGGTGGCGATCATCGAACCACTCACCGACCACCAGGGCAGTGTTTTACCACCGAGGAAGAAATCCTTGATATTTGCCTGCTTGCCGGAGAGCCGATGGCCGATCAGGGTGGTGATGATCATATAAGCCGCCACAACGGCCCAATCCCAATAGGTGAAATACTCGTGCACGTCCTTCATAGGCGCGGAGGCTATCAGGGTGACTGCACTCTTCAAACTCAAACTTCAACCCATGCCCTGCGCAGCCTTCTGGCGAAGCTGGGTGAAAACTTCAAACTATTTGCAAAAGAGTCTTGTCGTTTCCGCCCTGTCGATCATAACTCAATTCCAGATTAACGCAGCGTGGCCTCATCTGGAAAACATCTTACTCTCGGTATCATCCCAGCTCGCTGGGCTTCAACACGCTTCCCCGGCAAACCGCTTCATCCCATCGCTGGGAAACCGCTTGTCCAGCACGTCTGGGAACGTTGTCAGCAGTGTCACAACCTGGGTGCGGTGGTGATAGCCACCGATGACCAGCGGATTTACGACGCAGCCACCCAGTTTGGTGCCCATGCGGTGATGACCTCTGAAAATCACCCGACGGGTACGGATCGCATCGCCGAGGCCGCCGCCGCATTTCCTGAGTCCGCCTACCTGATTAATATCCAGGGCGACGAACCGCTGATCGATCCTGCGTTGATTGATCAACTCGCCACAGCTCTTCATCAGGACAGCGGTGTCTCCATGGCAACGGCCGCCAACCCGATCAGCGACGAAGAGCTCATCAACGATCCCAATGTGGTGAAGTGTGTTCTAGCACTCAACGGAGATGCCCTCTATTTCTCCCGCAGCCCGCTGCCGTACCGCCGGTCCCCATGCCCGCAACTCCAGCTCTACCGGCACAAGGGCATCTACGCCTACCGTCGTGATTTCCTGGAAAAATTCATCACCTGGCCCCCCTCCCCACTCGAACTCACGGAATCCCTCGAACAACTCCGTGCCCTCGAAAACGGTGCCCGTATCAAAGTCCTCATCACCAACGACGAATCCCCCGGCGTCGACACCATGGAACAAGCTCAACAAATCGAAGATTTGCTCCGATAATTTCACCATTCAACATTCCTAATTCACTATTCAAAATGCCCCAGCCTACCAAATATATCTTTGTCACCGGTGGTGTCGTCTCGTCACTCGGAAAAGGACTCGCAGCCGCCTCACTGGGCACCCTGCTTGAACACCGCGGGCTGTCCGTCATCCTGCAGAAATTCGACCCCTACCTCAATGTCGACCCCGGCACCATGTCGCCATTCCAACACGGCGAGGTCTATGTGCTCGACGACGGTGCAGAGACCGATCTCGACCTCGGCCACTACGAGCGCTTCACCAACTGCACCCTGACCCGCTTTAACAACCTGACCTCCGGACAGGTCTTTGAAAACGTGATCCGCAAAGAGCGAAAAGGAGAATATCTTGGTAAAACCGTCCAGTTCATCCCGCACTGCACCGATGAGATCAAGGCGCGTATCAATGACGTCGCGCTACGCTCTGATGCGGATGTCATCATCACCGAGATTGGCGGGACCGTGGGTGACATCGAAGGTCACTTGTTCCTGGAGGCACTCCGCCAGTTTTCCCTCGATGTCGGGCGCGACAACGTCTGTTTCATTCACGTCACCCTGTTGCCCAAAATCCGGGCAGCCGGTGAGATCAAAACCAAACCCACCCAGCAGTCCGTTGCCAAGCTCCGTGAAATCGGTATCCAGCCCGATATCATCGTATGCCGGACCGAGCATGACCTCGACGAAGACAACCGCTGCAAAATCGCCATGTTCTGTAACGTCGAGAGGAAAAACGTCGTGGCATTCCGAGATGTCGCCCACACCATCTATGAGTGCCCCATCGACTTGCGCCGGGACAAACTCGATCGCCTCGTCACCGATCGGCTAGGCCTGGAATCCAAGACACCCGATCTCCACGAGTGGCAGGATTTTGTCGATCATATCATCAACCCAACCCACGAAATCAAAATCGCTGTGGTTGGTAAATACATCGAACTTCAAGACGCTTACAAATCGATCTACGAATCCCTGACTCACGCTGGAGCGGCCCATGACACCCGTGTGGTGGTCGAGCGTGTGGAGGCGGAAGCCATTGAGAAAGACGGGGCCGCCGCCCACCTTGAAGGTATGGATGGCATCCTCATCCCAGGGGGCTTTGGCGACCGGGGCACCGAGGGAAAAATCCTCACCGCCAAATACGCCCGCGAAAACAACGTGCCCTACTTTGGCATCTGCCTCGGCATGCAGATCGCCACCATTGAATTTGCCCGCAATGCCTGCGGCTTGGAAAATGCCAACTCCACTGAATTCGACAAGGACACGCCCCACCCGGTGATCTCCCTGCAAGAGGAACAGCAAGGGATCAATGACATGGGCGCCACCATGCGTCTCGGAGCCAGCGACTCCAAAATCCTCCCCGGAACCAAAGCCGAAAAATTATACGGCACCGACACCATCAGTGAGCGCCATCGCCACCGCTATGAGTTCAACCCCGCCTACCGTAAGCAGATCGAAGCGGCCGGGCTCATCGTCAGCGCCGTCTCTGACCCCGAAGGCCTGGTGGAAATCGTCGAGATCGCCGACCATCCGTTTTTCATCGGTGCCCAGTTCCACCCCGAGTTCCAGTCGAAACCCAACCACCCACACCCGATTTTCGCCGGCTTCGTCGCCGCCGCGCTAGCTAGAAAATAACTCAAGTTTTAAACTCCACATACCAACACCATGACGATCGAAGAAAAAATCACCTCTCTCGGCTACACTCTCCCTGAAGCTCCCGCCCCGGCCGGCTCATACGTCAACTGCGTCAGGTCCGGCAACCTGCTCTTTCTCGCCGGAGGTATCCCACCCCTCGACGATGACACCTTCCTCGGTAAAGTGCCTACTGACACATCCGTCGAAACCGCCCAGGAAGCAGCCCGTGTGATCACTCTCAACCGCCTCGCCGTCGTGAAGGCTGAGATCGGCGATCTCGATAAAGTCACCCGCATCGTCAATGTGGGGGGCTTCGTCAATTCCGAGCCGGATTTCTATCAGCACCCCGCCGTCATCAACGGCTGCTCGGACCTGCTTGTTGAAATTTTCGGTGACAAGGGCGTCCACTCACGCACTGCCATGGGGGCCGCCGCCCTGCCGCTGAACGTCTCGGTGGAAATCAATATGGTTGTCGAAGTCGAGTGATTTATCTAGGATGGTGGAAATGATGTCCCCCCAAGCTCCAGCCGTCCTCCCGCCACAACCCAGACAGACCTCCGGTCTTGCTATTACCAGCCTGATTTGTGGTGTCGCCTCGTTCGTGCTCCTGGTAATCCCCGCCATTGTCGCCATCATCTGCGGGCATGTCGCCCGCTCCAGAATCAAAAAGTCCCATGGGGCATTGCAAGGCAAAGGTCTGGCACTCGCTGGTCTCATCTGCGGTTACGCCAGCCTTTTTCTAATCACAGCGACGATTACCACCATCGTCTACAACGTGAATGAATCCAAGCGGGTCAAGGCCGAGCAAGTTGCCGAGGAGATCAGGCGGGGAAAGGAAATCCATCAGTTGCTTCTGAAATATGAAGCCGACCATGGTCATTTCCCCCCCACCCTTCAAGAACTAGAGGACAAAGGCTATTGCCCCTCGATCAAAAGTCTGCAAACCATCCAGGGAAAAAACTGGACCTACTACCACAGCCAGAGCTCAAAATCTGATCCCAACATGTTAATACTCTGGGGTCATGACACCGATGTGATCATCTATGTGGACGGAACCACCGATAGAGCCCAAAGCTATTCCGCCCACATGACCGCCCTATCCCGGATGAGGCACAATGATTACGTGAACGAGTGAGAATACCCTCAACTCAGCAACCAGCCTATGCGGATAGCCAGGACAAGAAAGGTCAGGCAGAAAATGGCCTGGCTAATCCGCAGCCTCTTCTTGTCGTCATGGGACATCTGCACCAAGGCAACGAGCAGATTGTAGAAAAGAAAACCCAGCACCAGGAAAGTGGCTACTATCGAGCATAGAACCACGATACTTCCTCCTACGTTACCAAGACCGGCAATCAACGGCCAAACCAGGTAGGAGGATACCAGGTACTCATGCATTTCACGCGTCAGGGGTTTGACGCCGCAATCGTTGAGACTGGGGCGGCACTTTCTGGTTAATTTGAGAACGGGGTCCATTTCTGCGTTTTGGTTTGATGCTTCCAGTCTACCCAGATCGCGGCTACCGGCTGTTACAATACCATGCCCATTTTCCAACCGCCCACGCTACCGGGCGTAAAAACAATCATCACCTCTCAACTTGCATCTGCATGAATTCAAGGTAGATTATGAAGTTCCATCAGGATAAATTACCATGAAAGCCACTATAATGAATACCGTTACTGTCGGCATGACCATTGCCGCCCTTTCCGGCTTTGCTCTGCTGCCCGTATCCGCAGACGATGCCGCCGCCCCCGCCAAAGAGGCTCCCGACACTGTCGCAGCCAATACCACCACCCTCTACATTGTCCAGGTCACCGGCAAGGGCTGAGGCGTTGCCGGAAAAGCCAGTTTGGCGATCAAAACTCAAGAAGGAGTCAAAAAAATCCTCCTTTCCGGTCTTCGCGCTACTGTCCTGATGGAGGACGGCAGAGAGCTCGACAAGGAAAAGACCACCAAGGCTCTCGTAGCCCAAGGCCTTGGTCTTGCCTCCTTCGAGAAACAGGAATCCGCTGTTCCAGAGGCCGCCTACCTCCTCACCGTCACCGGCACCGGATGAGCCGACACCAACGAAAAGGCCCGTGTGGCCTTGGAAAAAATCGACGGCATCGCCGGTGCGTACGTTAATAGTGGTATCACCATCCACCTCGTCAAAGCCGGAGAGCTGGACAGGGAAACCATCGCCAAGACGCTTGCGCCATTCAAAATGACCATCCAGGAGGTCGAGCAGCTCGAGGGCAAACCATTCTAAGTCTTAAAAAACCACAACAGCGCGGTTGGCTCCCTATCAGGAGCCGACCGCTTTTTGTGCCACCAACAAAAATGGCGTGGTAGCCACGGCACCATCGCGTTGATAGAGTGAAACCCTGCAATCGAATCCAAGGCCGACTGCATGGGGGGGATCTGTGAAAAATGATTTCACGGCATCCGCCTCGTCATCCCCCCCCGCATGACCGGGATAGCACATGACCGTGAGAAGCCCCCCTTGTTTCAATTTCACCAACGCATCGCCTAACGCCTTGAGGGTTGAGTCGACCTGCGTTATTTGAGTCTTATCGCCCCCCGGGAGGTAACCAAGATTGAACATCACGGCAGAAAGCTCACCGGAAACATGTTTCGATAGCTCGGAATGACTTGCCAAATGAAGCTCATACACTGCATCATTGATACCCGACTCTGTTAGCCTTTGCCGACTAGAGTCAATCGCGGCACGCTGCACATCAAAGCCAATCACCTTCCCATACTCGCCTACACAGCGGGCAAGAAACAAGGCATCGTGCCCGTTTCCCAAGGTAGCATCGACAACCCTATCACCCGGTAACACGATCGCCGCAACACACGCGTGCGCCTTGGCGATCAAACTTCCTTCTATGGTGTAGACATCCACCATCAGGCCCAGTCGGGTGTTTCAAAACTCGCCAGTGAAAGATCCCCATCAAGATCACACTCACCGCATAGGTGCTGCGCAAAATGCTCTGCCACAGCCGGAGCCATCAAAGTGCCTTTTGATCCCAAACCGTTAAAAAATCCTACCTGCGGCATCGCAGGGTGAAATCCTATCAACGGGCGGCTGTTACGTATGATGGGACGAACTCCCGCCTCGTGCCCGATCACCTCCATCGGCACATCCCCCTCGTCCAGCCATGTCCTTAATTTTGTGATCACCTCGTTTTTTCCTGCTTCAGTCGGAATCGAATTCAAATGATTCCAATCGTAGTTCGCCCCGGCCTTCCACATGCCCCCTTCCCGCGGTGCCAGCCAACCGTTGCAATGGTAACGCTTCGTTTCATCAAGCCCACCAACCCACAGGCTGAGAACCTCTCCCTTGGCACTGCGATGGGGAATATGACTGAACCAACCGTTGTAGCCGTCGACACCCGACAGACCGTAGGCTCCCTGGCAAAGAATGATTTTCCCCGCAAAAACATCCTGCCATCTAACCATATCGTCTTCAAAGGCTACATCGTCCTCCGCAAACTCACCGTCCCTCCATGCGCCTGAATCAATGAGTTTATCTTTCACCACCTGAAGGAAAGCCAGGGTATCGAGCCAGGCACCCTGCGACATTTCAATCCCACCCAGCCCGAGTTTGAACGGCCCTTCGACTCGCGCCATCTCAAACGCCCACTGATCGTGATCACGGGCTTTTTCTTGCCACTTATCGCGCTCCTTTTCCGAGCTGAACAAACGGACCACGGGCGTTTTCCGATACAGCCGCCTGCCACTCACTTTTTCCAGGGCATGGTAATACGCCACCGCCTTGGGCAAGTATTCCTCCTGGCGCCACGCCGGGTTCATGCCCTTTCCTGTTAACGGGGTGACCAGCCCAGCCGCCACCCTCGTCGATGAACCCGCGTCCTGACGGTCCACCACCAAGACGGACTTTTCACGGTTGAGTAATTCCAGCGCTAATGTGCTCCCGGCAATCCCTTGGCCAATGATTAGAAAATCGACTTTCATCCAAACAATTCCATAACGTATTTATGCGAATATGGAAACACCAGATTTGACTCGAATTGTCCCCCTGCTATAAGTGCAGGTAACAACAAACATTCTAACAACATCATGCACATGTATTACATCGCCGAAACAGCCAAATCCTTTGAACAGGCGTCCGCCGACCTCGAGGTGTCCGTCAAAGATAACCAGTTCGGAGTTCTCCACATCCACGACCTCGGCGCGACCTTGCGCAGCAAAGGTATCGATTTTACCGAGGAATGCCGCGTCTTTGAAGTCTGCAACCCCGGACAAGCCGCCAAGGTATTGGCCACCGACATGCGACTCAATATGGCGCTGCCCTGCCGGATATCAGTCTACACGGAAAAAGGCAAAACCATGCTCGGACTGATCAAACCCGAACAGATGCTGGCTGCCCTGTCTGATGATCCCACCCTGATCCAAGTCGCCAAAGAGGTGGAGGCCCAGACCATCAAGATGATCGACGAGGCGAAGTGATATGGAAATATGGGGTGTGGACTTGTAGTCCGCGACTTCCTGTAGTGCGCCATGCTTTGGGTTGATCAGCGATTGGCAGCCGGAGACTGCAAGCCTCCACTCTATACAGCTCCACCTATTTAAAACCCGTCCACAGCCTCCCAGCCTTCACGCCCGCCCCAGATGCGTTGCCAGACCAGGGCAATGGCGGCCGGGTAGTTCACACCCAGGGGTCTCAACATCGGTGCCAGGGTCCGGCCTTCGCTGTCGCGGCTCATGTGCCACTGGAAAATAGGTTGCATGACCCCGTGGCGGGGGTCGCGGATTTCGGTGAACCGCATATCGACGATCACCAGGGTGCCATCATCGCCCTCGCGCGCTACCCAGTGCCCACGGGAAAACCACTTTAAGGCGTCCAGGGTCTCATCACCTTCGAAGCGGCTGGCCAGCTCGCGGTTTTTGGGGATATATTGATAAGTCGCATGCCCCACATCAAATGGCGACCAATAGGTCAGATAATACCCCTTTTCCGTCTCGATCAAACCACGCCACAGGATCGTGTTGAATGAACTGGGGGCAACGGCGACCAACTCAGCACCGGGGATTCTCCCGGCGAGTCCCCTTTGCATCTCCCGGCCGGCCCATTCTTTCATGGCAAAGCCGAAAGCGAGGTAGAGGCAGGATAACTCGATGGCCCAGGTCATGATACGTCTGCGTTTCAAGTAGTCCTTTACGTCCAGTCGGAGCGCTTTCACAATCCCAACCAGCAGTGGCAAGGTGAACAAGGGGTCGACGATAAAAAAAACATTCATCGCCAGCCGGTAGTTGGAAAAGGGGTCAAAAACCTGCGTCCCATAGGTGGTAAAACAATCGACCAACGAGTGGGTGCTCCATGCCCAGAATACCATCCATGCCATTTCCCTGGGCACGACTCCCCGCGCCTGGTAACGCCTGGCCAAGGGTTTCGCCAGCACCAGGCTCGCCAGGATCATCACGAGGATTGAATGCGATATCCCCCGGTGCCAGCGGATTCCCGCCGCTGCATCCAAAAATGGCAGCGCCACGATATCGAGGTCGGGAAGCGTCCCGAAAAAAGCCCCCCAGGCGGCACCGCGCCAGCCGAGTTTTTTTCCAAGGATCAGCTCACCGACCGCTGCGCCTACGACAGCTTGAGTCAGGGAGTCCACGGTTTGAAACCAATCGATCTAAGGTTAATCAATCACTTGAGCAGGTCGTCCACTTTCTGGGTTTTCGGGTCCCAGTAGGCAATGGCCGTGACCACCCCACGGGAATTCAGGGTGAGTATGGTTACTTTTCCATCCTGGGTTGGAAATGGATCGAGCAAGCCCTCGGCATCGGCGAGGATGATCCGATGGGCATACTTACGCATCTTCGGTAAGGCAAAAGTGCGGCCAATTCCGGGCATACCATGGATATTCGCCACATAAACCGCCTTTTTCCCCGGCAAATAGGCTGCTCCTTTTTCGTGCAGGACTTTGTTCGCTTTTTTCCCGGTCGACATATCAAAGGTCACCATCAGGTAGCGGGTTCCCTTGTTCAACGTGTATGCCTTGCCGTGTTGGTCAGCGGCTTTGAAGGGAGCTACGGTGTCCCCTTTCTGGTAGGTCTTCACCGCGACTTCCTGGGCCTGGGCGGTGAAGATGAAAAAGGGAAGAACCAGAAGCTTGATGAGGGTGTGTTTGTTCATTGGTGTTGTGGATGGATTTGCTAATTATGCGCTTGGTAGAGTAGATGTCAATGGGTGGATTATCTTGCCGCGGGTTGAATGAGATCGGGGTCGTCTTTTTTAAACGGTAGCCCGTCTTTCCTGATCCTATATCCTTCTTTTTCCGTCTCGGTATCGGCCTGATAAAGCACCACCGAGCCATCGGCACTCAATACAGGGATACCCGTCTTCCAGATGGCATCATCCCATACTTTGGTATCAGGGTTCCAACCTGGCACCAGCAAGGGTTGTGACGGCTCGGCATTGCCGTCGATCGTTCTGCCTTTGAAATAGGCCCAGCCATTTTCACCGGCTCGCAGCACTTCTTCCCGGGGAACCACCTTGTTATCGGGCAGGGAGCCGGAGCAGACCGAGGACTCCGCAATGTGGAAAATCTCCTCCGAATCCCTGCCCGCCGCGATGATCAGCTGGCCAAGGTATCCGTTCGATGAGCTCAAATCCAACGATTTTGCTTCAGGGTCATCAGCCATGGCTTCCGCTGACGGGAGCTCCAAATAATCTTTTTCAAACTCGACAAGCTGCTCGTGGATCAGGCGGGCATTGTTACAGTAACGAATGTAAGCCTCGGTCGGTTTCAGCTTCTGCTGGATAGCATACCAGGCCGCCCCGGCACCCAGAAGGGCGACAATCAGCATGCCTAACATTATTTTTTTCGGATTTAGTTTCATTGTGGTTTGGTGGTTATTTTGTTCTGAGAATCCTAACATAATCGACCAATGTTTTCACATCGGAGTCCGATAACAGCTCGTGTCCCGGCATGTCTGTTCCGGGGATGCCAAACTTGATCACACGGGCGAGCATGAGTCCGCCGTCATCGACAGAGGTAAAGGCAAACGGGCCATCAACCAGATTGGCTGGCGGCTTTGCCCACAGGCCTGCAAGCACTCCATCCCCCCTGCCCTGCCCGCCATGGCAAGACATACAGTGACTGCTGTAGAGTTCCTGTCCACGATCCGCCGACTTTGCGCGGGTGCTTGATGCCGGTGCCCAACGATGGATTGTTTGCTGCCGCTTGGCGAAATCATCTTCGTCGAAAGCAGCCAGAAACTCGACCAAGGCATCCCCGCGCTCATCTTCAAACAAGTGTGCATAGCTGGGCATGGTACTGTGAGGGCTGAGTGATTTGGGATCGATAAAGTGCTGTCGCATCCATCCTTTGGACCGACGTAGCCCCACTTGCAGTAAATCCGGCCCCTGGCGTCTGTTCCCGATGATCACCGGCGACTCCCTGGTGATCGTGCCGAGATCCCGGGCAGGCCCCCACAGGGTAACATCCCTTGTCTCCGGTCGCACATAACGCGAGTGACAATGGATGCAACCTTCACTGATATACACTTCACGTCCCAAGGAAATGGGATCGTTCTCGTTTGAGGGCCCTGATTTTTTACTCAATGACAACCATGCCACACACAAAATAGCGACCATACCACACACGATCACCTCTCGTTTGCGATCTTTGATAACACACCACACGGCGGGAAAAATCATCACGATACCTGCGACGACCACGAAGGCTTCAGGCACCTTATTCAAATCCTGGGCCATACCGATCCCCATGGCCGAGCCGAGCCAGCCGGCGACGGCAAACAACACAACCGCTCGCAGCGTGGCTCCTTGCTGCCCTAACCACACCGCCGGGTAAAGAATCAACGCCACCGAATACAACGACACCCCCGCAGGGTACAAATACCCGGCAATCGACCTGAGTCCATCCTCCGAGGCCATCAACCCGGCAACCCCCAGCAGGGCAAAGGCCGAGGCTAACACCAGGATGATCCGGCCACGTAATAACAACCAGCCGGAAAATACGGCGACCAACAAATGCACGATGGCATTCCTCCAGAGATAGGACTCACCCCAGGTGCCCAGCTTGATTTCCTGATTGTGCTGGATGATATAAAACGCCGCCGAATCCAGCCAGACAAGCATGGTAAAACAAACCACCCCGACCAGAAACAGCCGCATGCTCCTGGCCTTCCCCCTACCCGACTTGCCAGTGACCGGATGGATAGGAAGCAACCCCAACAAGAGCACAGCCGCAGCCGTTAGATAACACCGCGCAGATGGAGTGGCTTGAAAAATCCAGGGCAGATTGCTCAGCATGTAGGCCAGACCTGTTCCCAGACCTGCGCCGAGATAGACATGATCCATGAGTCGCCCTAGGTGGGCTGCCAACAAAACGGTCAACACGCCCAGCCCAAGGCCGATTCCCGCAGCAATCGCAATATGGACGACTGGATTGGATGGCGAAAGCACAGCCAACGGTGGCATCGCCGCACAAAACACCGCAGCCACCCTCATCATCGAAACCCATGAAAACATCTTCCGCAACGGCAGCACCAGAACGCTTCCAGCCATGCCGCCCAATGCCATCGCCCCCATCACCCCCTTCAATGAACCCGCTGCCAGCCCACGACTTTCCAGGATTTCTAAAAAGGAAAATTGCGCGAAGATGAGGAAGTAAAAATACACTCCCGTCACCCAGATAACGCCCTGTAAAAACCCTCTCATCGTTATTTTTCCGACAGGTCGAGCCAACTTTTCTTCAGTCCCGTGATTTGAATACCTGCGATCACCAGATCGGTGAGCAGCACCGTGAGCCATCGCATTTCCCAACCAACTCCAAAGATTTTCCAGGTTAGAAAACAGGCGACCGATAGTCG of the Akkermansiaceae bacterium genome contains:
- a CDS encoding cbb3-type cytochrome c oxidase subunit II → MDHVYLGAGLGTGLAYMLSNLPWIFQATPSARCYLTAAAVLLLGLLPIHPVTGKSGRGKARSMRLFLVGVVCFTMLVWLDSAAFYIIQHNQEIKLGTWGESYLWRNAIVHLLVAVFSGWLLLRGRIILVLASAFALLGVAGLMASEDGLRSIAGYLYPAGVSLYSVALILYPAVWLGQQGATLRAVVLFAVAGWLGSAMGIGMAQDLNKVPEAFVVVAGIVMIFPAVWCVIKDRKREVIVCGMVAILCVAWLSLSKKSGPSNENDPISLGREVYISEGCIHCHSRYVRPETRDVTLWGPARDLGTITRESPVIIGNRRQGPDLLQVGLRRSKGWMRQHFIDPKSLSPHSTMPSYAHLFEDERGDALVEFLAAFDEDDFAKRQQTIHRWAPASSTRAKSADRGQELYSSHCMSCHGGQGRGDGVLAGLWAKPPANLVDGPFAFTSVDDGGLMLARVIKFGIPGTDMPGHELLSDSDVKTLVDYVRILRTK
- a CDS encoding FAD-binding oxidoreductase — protein: MKVDFLIIGQGIAGSTLALELLNREKSVLVVDRQDAGSSTRVAAGLVTPLTGKGMNPAWRQEEYLPKAVAYYHALEKVSGRRLYRKTPVVRLFSSEKERDKWQEKARDHDQWAFEMARVEGPFKLGLGGIEMSQGAWLDTLAFLQVVKDKLIDSGAWRDGEFAEDDVAFEDDMVRWQDVFAGKIILCQGAYGLSGVDGYNGWFSHIPHRSAKGEVLSLWVGGLDETKRYHCNGWLAPREGGMWKAGANYDWNHLNSIPTEAGKNEVITKLRTWLDEGDVPMEVIGHEAGVRPIIRNSRPLIGFHPAMPQVGFFNGLGSKGTLMAPAVAEHFAQHLCGECDLDGDLSLASFETPDWA
- a CDS encoding metal-dependent hydrolase, whose protein sequence is MDSLTQAVVGAAVGELILGKKLGWRGAAWGAFFGTLPDLDIVALPFLDAAAGIRWHRGISHSILVMILASLVLAKPLARRYQARGVVPREMAWMVFWAWSTHSLVDCFTTYGTQVFDPFSNYRLAMNVFFIVDPLFTLPLLVGIVKALRLDVKDYLKRRRIMTWAIELSCLYLAFGFAMKEWAGREMQRGLAGRIPGAELVAVAPSSFNTILWRGLIETEKGYYLTYWSPFDVGHATYQYIPKNRELASRFEGDETLDALKWFSRGHWVAREGDDGTLVIVDMRFTEIRDPRHGVMQPIFQWHMSRDSEGRTLAPMLRPLGVNYPAAIALVWQRIWGGREGWEAVDGF
- a CDS encoding RidA family protein is translated as MTIEEKITSLGYTLPEAPAPAGSYVNCVRSGNLLFLAGGIPPLDDDTFLGKVPTDTSVETAQEAARVITLNRLAVVKAEIGDLDKVTRIVNVGGFVNSEPDFYQHPAVINGCSDLLVEIFGDKGVHSRTAMGAAALPLNVSVEINMVVEVE
- a CDS encoding CTP synthase: MPQPTKYIFVTGGVVSSLGKGLAAASLGTLLEHRGLSVILQKFDPYLNVDPGTMSPFQHGEVYVLDDGAETDLDLGHYERFTNCTLTRFNNLTSGQVFENVIRKERKGEYLGKTVQFIPHCTDEIKARINDVALRSDADVIITEIGGTVGDIEGHLFLEALRQFSLDVGRDNVCFIHVTLLPKIRAAGEIKTKPTQQSVAKLREIGIQPDIIVCRTEHDLDEDNRCKIAMFCNVERKNVVAFRDVAHTIYECPIDLRRDKLDRLVTDRLGLESKTPDLHEWQDFVDHIINPTHEIKIAVVGKYIELQDAYKSIYESLTHAGAAHDTRVVVERVEAEAIEKDGAAAHLEGMDGILIPGGFGDRGTEGKILTAKYARENNVPYFGICLGMQIATIEFARNACGLENANSTEFDKDTPHPVISLQEEQQGINDMGATMRLGASDSKILPGTKAEKLYGTDTISERHRHRYEFNPAYRKQIEAAGLIVSAVSDPEGLVEIVEIADHPFFIGAQFHPEFQSKPNHPHPIFAGFVAAALARK
- the kdsB gene encoding 3-deoxy-manno-octulosonate cytidylyltransferase — protein: MASSGKHLTLGIIPARWASTRFPGKPLHPIAGKPLVQHVWERCQQCHNLGAVVIATDDQRIYDAATQFGAHAVMTSENHPTGTDRIAEAAAAFPESAYLINIQGDEPLIDPALIDQLATALHQDSGVSMATAANPISDEELINDPNVVKCVLALNGDALYFSRSPLPYRRSPCPQLQLYRHKGIYAYRRDFLEKFITWPPSPLELTESLEQLRALENGARIKVLITNDESPGVDTMEQAQQIEDLLR
- a CDS encoding methyltransferase domain-containing protein: MVDVYTIEGSLIAKAHACVAAIVLPGDRVVDATLGNGHDALFLARCVGEYGKVIGFDVQRAAIDSSRQRLTESGINDAVYELHLASHSELSKHVSGELSAVMFNLGYLPGGDKTQITQVDSTLKALGDALVKLKQGGLLTVMCYPGHAGGDDEADAVKSFFTDPPHAVGLGFDCRVSLYQRDGAVATTPFLLVAQKAVGS
- a CDS encoding DUF302 domain-containing protein, whose product is MYYIAETAKSFEQASADLEVSVKDNQFGVLHIHDLGATLRSKGIDFTEECRVFEVCNPGQAAKVLATDMRLNMALPCRISVYTEKGKTMLGLIKPEQMLAALSDDPTLIQVAKEVEAQTIKMIDEAK
- a CDS encoding DUF4190 domain-containing protein gives rise to the protein MMSPQAPAVLPPQPRQTSGLAITSLICGVASFVLLVIPAIVAIICGHVARSRIKKSHGALQGKGLALAGLICGYASLFLITATITTIVYNVNESKRVKAEQVAEEIRRGKEIHQLLLKYEADHGHFPPTLQELEDKGYCPSIKSLQTIQGKNWTYYHSQSSKSDPNMLILWGHDTDVIIYVDGTTDRAQSYSAHMTALSRMRHNDYVNE